A segment of the Prevotella sp. HUN102 genome:
CGGTGTTTACCTTAAACGAAGCATCGGTTTCGTTTCTCAGTGGTGATTTATACCATAGGCTTTTGCCCTGTTGCTTTACAGGCGTATAGCCCAAACTTTGCAGATAGTCTGCTAACTTGATTTGCTTTGCATCGTTGATTGTCATATTACTACGATTTTAAGGTTAATGAAATTTTGTTGATTTGTTGAATCGTTGATGTAATATGCTTATATTCAGTTTTGTAACCTCTCAACATCTTCTCAACAAACCGCTCACCAAAAGAGAAATCCACAAACGGGCGTTGTCGCTCTCTCAACTTCTCTTTTGGCTTGTTGAGATTTTGTTGAGAATGTATATTGCTTGTTATCAGTGTGTTTATACTCATATTCAACAATTCAACAGAAAACAGATGATATTACAAGGATTCGAGTTGTTCCTTTGTGATTGTGTAGAAGCGTCCAACCCTCCTTGTCGGCTCATAGTGGCAACTTTGGTTGTAGTTGCCTTGATAGGTGGTATAGGTAAGTCCGTTGGGTGCAGGTATCAGTTTCCAACACTCCTGCACCACCTTTCGCACTTGGTGTTTCTCTACCTTTACCTGCGAGTGCATCAACAGCACAATAAGGTCGTTAAGGCAGAATGAAACGCTATCCACATTCATAGTAGCCATAATGTCGAGCAACAGCTTCGACATCTCTATCTCCAAACGGTTTCGATTGCTGCGGATAATCCTCTGCAATGCTTCGGTATGCAGCAATGAGGGGTTGAACCACATTCGGCTCTCCCTCTCGGTGGATAGTTGGCGATGACTGAGAAAATGAAGAAATGCAGGTATCTCCGCTTTTAGGTGTTGCAGGAAGTTGGTATCATCGGATTGCAAGCGGTTTATCTTGCGTACCCAATAGCGTGTATCTCCTGCATCGATGATTACGGGCAGATACTCATTGTTGGAGCATAGCACGAATTTGGCAAAGAAGGCTATCTCATCACGGTCTTTGCCTTTGGCTTCCACCTTGTAGGATAATGTGGTACTAAGATTCTTCAATCGCTCGCTGTCCTCCCTGCGATTGAGCAGCACCTCATCGACCACGATAAGCAGCTTGCCAGCCCAATCGGAATTGAATTGACTGCGGAAATCCTCGTTGGTGTTGAATGTGACATTGTTCTGAAAGAGGGCTTTCAGAAAATTAAGGAATGTGCTCTTGCCTGTGTTTCGTTCCTCAGATACCAACAACAGGATTGGCAACTTCTGAACGGGTTGCAGGTAGAGCAGTTGCAGATAGTCCATACCCAACTCATATTGCTCACCGAAGATATGCTCTACCAATGATCGGATAGAGGGAAAATCTCCCTCCTGTGGTCGGTGGTCTATCGGCTCATAGAGGTTAAGGAACTTGCCGATTACAGGGCGGTAGCCGATGTGTTCGGGTACGGTGCAGAAACCGTCATACTTGGGAACGCTGCCGATATAGTCCTTGCTATAGTCTTGGCGGAGCGTTTCATTGTTCCACGGGATACGCCTCTTCACATATCCACCACTCAGTCTCGGCTGCTCCACAATCTTGTAGAGTGTTGTTCCCACTCGGATAAATTCTTCTTTTGCCATACCACCATCTGATGGCGATTGATGACTTGATGTAACTTTTTTAGCTTCCATATTTCACTCTTTTTGGTTTGAAAAATGTCAGCTACAAAAATATAAGTGATTGACGGATAAGTTGCTACGCAATTTATAGCAGAATGATGAATAAGATACATTGAGGGTGGAAATGTGAGGGGTATAGTTGGTATGATACCATTAAAAACCAGGTATTTACTCTTGTTTGTTATAAATTGACTAGCTTTGCAGTATAGTTTGTTTGAATAGTAAACATATGGTAGAATATACAAGTAGTAGATTGTGTTTCAAAGCTGATGTAATTGAGCCTTTGAAAGAGACTGATTCTTTTGTTGTACATACTCCTGATGGAACATTTATGTTTACAAAGGCAGATTTCTATCGTGTATTTCCAAATGTAATTGAAACAAAAAGCTATCAAGAGGGACGATTATATAGTTGTAAATATCCACCCAAACGAGCATTGCCATTTTTAATATCAGGTCAAAAACAAGGAGATAATAATACGAAAAAACAATCTCCTAAAAATGTACACAAAACGAATACTCCTCAAAAAGATATTGTCGGAGACGATATTCGACAAAAGATAAAAGAGATAGGTCTGTTGTGGCGTAACTCTCCTTATAATCCATCAATAAATATTGAAGTACTCAAAAAATGGGACAATCTAATTGAAGAATGGATTAAAGACGAAACGATGCCTTTAATTATTCGTAAAGAGACAAGCAAACGAGGTCAGGGGTTTAACCATCCTTGCGGAAGAGAAATTATAGTCTCAGATAATACGGTGGCAATTTGGGTGTTTAGCAATGTGCTTGATGGCAAAGTATTTACTTTGAGCGATATAAAAGAACTGCTACAAAACAATGAATTGCCAATGGTCTTTATGGCAACAAATGAGATTAAGGAAAAGGCTAAATATACCAAACCATTAGGTTGTCATTCGTTGCCGAATTGGAAATTATGCCATATTCAACCTGTGGGATTCAATACTAATAAAAGCATTGAAAATTTGGATATATCGGAAATCAAAGAGCATTTTAGGAAGTATGTAAATCCAAATAATATGTTCGTGCTTCCCAAAGAAATTGGCTATTTAGGGGAAATTGATGTATTCATTGAAGAGCAGAAACGATAAAAGACAAATAGCAGGTATTTGATTGCGTACCTGCTATTTGTCTTAAATTATGCCATACCCGACGTAGCATTTGCAAGCGAAAAGAGATAACATACTTTCTCTTTTCGTCCGCATATCCTCTTTAACAACTTACCCCGTATCTTCTCCGCACCGTATGAGTTGATGCGGAAAGCGAGGGCTGCAATCATATCCATATTGTAGAGGGTAGCCCAATAGGTATATGGTATCACCTCGCAATGTTGCGTGTGTTCCGCTATCACTCCGCTTTTGTATATGCCTCGGATAGCAGCCTTTAATGTGGGTGCTGCTACATCAAACAGCACCACAAGTTCCGAAAACGACATCCATACATTACTATCGGGGATGTTCACATAGCCCAATTCGCTGATTATTATAATTGCTCGTTCCATACCTTATGCCATTATTGTATTGCCGAATGATTGATTCAATTGGTTGCCGAACATCGTCAAATCCTTGTCAATTTTCTCGGTGGTAATCTTCGCATACAACTGTGTTGTAACTATGTTCGTATGCCCCAAAAATCGGCTTACACTCTCGATTGGCATACCCTTACTCAGAGCGAGGGTTGCGAATCCATGCCTTGAGCAATGAAATGAAATATCCTTGCCGACTCCGCACTCTTTTATCATCTTTTTCAAGGGTTTACAGATATTCCAATAGTTCAAATTCGGGAATACGAGTTTGTTTTCTTGGAATGGTTCATATCGCTTGATTATCTGCAATGGAATATCCAATAACTTCACTTGAAACGGGATTTTGGTCTTGTGTCGCTTCGACAATATCCATTTCTCACCATTCACCTCTACAATATCATCGGTGGTAAGTTCCTTAATATCCACGAAAGATAAGGCTGTGAAACTTGCGAACACGAACAAATCTCGGATATACGCCAACTTGCTATCGGTAAATTCGTGTGTCATTACCGCTTTCAATTCATCTTCGGTCAAAAACTCTCGTTCCTTGACATTGGGGCTTATGTGGAATTGGGCAAATGGATTTCTCGGCATCAGACCGTTGTAATGGGCACGCATAACAACACCTTTGAGCCACACACAATTTGCCCAAATACTTCCATTCTGCAACCCTCTGTCTGTTGCTAGGAATACCGCAAACTCCTTGATGAAGTCGGGAGTAAGCTCAATCATAGACATATCATTTCGTTTGTAGTTTGCCTTGATGAACGCTGCAACATGGTTTCTTGCCCGTACTCTTGACATATAGGTAGACATAGTTCGGTCTGTGCCTACACGCTTCTTGAATGTGGCATTATCTTTATCAAACGCACCGAGTAATGTTTCATACTCAGTTCCGATGCCTTGATAGGCATTGCGTACCATTTCAGCAGTTACATAGGCTTCTCTGTCCGACAAGCGTTGGTAGTGCTTGATGATTTGAGCCTTGATATTATCCAAAGCAAGATTGAGTTCCCTTGCTTCCTTGCTCTTGCCTTTGGCTCGGTTGCCTTTCACATCCCAAAGCTCTTTTGCAATGGTACGCTTACAACTGAATTGGGCTACTGAGCCGTTGATTGTCACTCGTCCCATAATGGGAACAATACCGTTTTTCTCTTTGCTTCCGTTCACGTAGAACAGCACCTTAAATGTACTTCGCATAACACAACTTTTTTGGGGTTACAAAATTATGTATCAGCGAGTTATACATTGCTACGCAATATGATGCAGAACTATGAAACGTGACGACACAAAGAAAAATCTTACTCCATTATCGGGTAATGATTAGGCAACCGTTCTGTTTCTGCGAATATCAAGGTTGTCGGGAATGATGAGGTTATTTCGGGTGAGATAGCGTAAATCGTTGATATTGCGTCTATTTGCGACCGTTTGCGCTTTTGAGATTCTTTCGGATTGGAAAGAACGTTGAGCCTGTTCCGTTACCTAAGTGTTACCTCGGTTACTACGTTTGGTAACTGGTAACACTTGGTAAAAACATGGAAGTCTGTACGAGAATTCCAACGACTCGGAAAAACATACATATTCTGGCATATTTTGCACGGCTGGGGACGCTCTGAGAATGTATAACTTTGCACCCAAAAACTCAGAAGCGTATGAAAGTAAGCAAATTCAAGGTGTTGCTCTACCTTAAAAAGAGCGGATTAGACAAGCAGGGCAAGGCTCCTATCATGGGACGCATCACCCTTAATAACTCAATGGCACAGTTCTCCTGCAAGTTATCATGCAATCCCAAGTTGTGGAACTCTCGCTCAGGCAGGCTGGAGGGTAAGAGCAAGGAGGCGGTTGAGACGAATGCCAAGATCGAGCGCATCCTGCTGTCTGTCAATACCGCAGTGGATAATCTCATCAAGCGCAATGTGGACTTCACGGCTACGACGGTCAAGGATATGATGCAGGGCAGCATCAACGGGCAGGTGACGCTTCTACAAGTGTTCGAAATCTTGCTTGAAGATACGAAGAACCGTGTAGGCATAGACAGGACGCCTGCCACCTATACCTGTATCAGACAGGTAAAAGACTCGCTTGCAGAATTCATCCCTGCAACATATGGGGTCAGAGACATAGCGTTCAGTCAGATGACCAACCTGTTCATCAGTGACTATGAGCATTTCCTGATTGACGGACAAGGCAAAAAGGCTACTACTGCCCATAAGTATTTCACCTATCTGAAACTGGCTTGCCGCAGGGCATACAAGGACGGACTGACAGACAAGTACCTCTTTGCACGTTACAAGGAACCAACCATACCCAAGAAATCGCCACGAACCATAACTCCAGAGAACTTCCAGCGGATAGTCAGCCTGTAAATCTCATTGAATAAGCCTTCACTCATTATCGCACGTGACTTGTTGCTGATAGCCTGCTATACGGGTATGGCTTATATTGACGCCATATCTGTTACACAAGACAACCTGTCATACGATGAGCAAGGGAGCCTGTGGCTGAAATACAAGCGCAAGAAGACAGGGGTACAGGCTGTCGTGAAACTGATACCAGAAGCCATTGAACTGTTCGACAAATATAAGGACGCTGGTCTGCCAACGCTGCTGCCCCGCCAGAACTATGCCTTCCTATTGAATAACCTAAAGAAAATAGCAGAAATGGCAGGCTGCACACAGCCAATCAGCCACCACATGGGAAGGCACTACTATGCCTCTATCCTCACACTGTCCAACGACGTGCCGATAGATGTCATCAGCAAGATGCTTGGTCACACAAATGTGAGAATGACACAAGTCTATGCAATGGTGACACAGGACAAACTCTTTGAGGAAGCCGACAAGTTCATTGAAGCAACCAAGGACTTTGTACTGGTGCTCAATGCAAACAGCAAAGCAATCGTAAACAAGCAAAGACAATAAATAATAGCAATTATGAACAGAAGTACATTCAGACTGATGCCCTATATCAACAGGGCAAAAACAAGGGCAGACGGTACAACAGCCATCCTGCTCAGAATCACCATTGACGGCAAGAAGACCGTCATGACGACGGATTTCTGTTGTCGTCCCGAACTATGGGATGCTAAACAGGGCGAAATCATATCCCCTACAAAGGATGCCAATGCCTTTCGGGAGTTCATCAAGAAAGCAGAACAAACCTATCAGATGCTTCTCAACGAACAGGGCATTGTCAGTGCAGAATTGCTGAAAAGTCACCTCAACGGCACCATCCAACCAATACGCACACTGATGGAAATGGCTGCGGAAGAACTGGAGCGGGTCAAGGTTAAGAGTGCTTGCACGGCATCAAACGGCTCCATCAAATTGGCAAAGTTCAAGAACAAGTGCCTGAAAGAATACTTGATGAGCATTGACCGTGAGGACATGTCCCTTGCTGACGTAACCCTGCAATTAGGGAAAGACTACCACATCTATCTCAGACAGCGGAAGCACCTCTGCCCGGCGACTGCCAATGACTGTCTGGCATGGTTGAGCCGCCTTGTGTTTCTGGCTGTTGACAAGGAGATACTGCGCTCCAATCCGTTGGAGGACATCGAATATGAGAAAGTGAAGCGTAACGTGGAAATCCGCTATCTGACCCGTGAACAAGTAAAGATGTTGCTTGCCCATCCGTTCCAACAGCGACAGATGGAACTGGCACGACACATGTTGCTTTTTACAGTATTCACGGGACTGGCTTACGTTGACCTAACAAGACTTCGCCCAGAACACATCCAGACTGATGCCAAAGGCAGACGATTCATCCGCAAGTGTCGTCAAAAGACTGACGTTGAAACCTTTGTACCATTACATCCCATAGCAGAGCAGATTCTCGCACTTTACAACACGACGGATAATAGCAAGCCCGCGTTCCCCTTGCCACCATATGCCAATTACAGACTATACAAGGAGTTTGTGGCTATTGGTATTTTCCTCGGACTTGACCGCAATCTCTCGCATCACGATGCCCGCCACACGAATGCAACCTTGTTAGTCTCGGCTGGTGTGAATATGGAGAGTGTTTCCAAGATGATGGGACATTCCAGCATCAAGAGTACGCAGAAGTATGCACAGATTACGATCAACCGTATCTCACAGGAAATTGACAAACTGATGGAGCGCAGAAAAAAGAAAGGACTCACAACAGAAGCTATCAACTAACAATGATTATGGCAACAACAAGCATTTTGATTCCCAAGGATGTCTTTGAACGAGGCATCATCAGAATGACTGAGGGCGGTATTATCACCATGCCTGACAAAGACGTGTGGATGACAGTGGACGAGATAGCAGACATGCTTTTTGCTTCATCAGCCACCGTGTTTCGCATGATACGCTCTTTATATAATAAAGGTATCGCACGCGAAGAATACACTCACAGATTTTTCCGTTTGTTCCCTTATCATCCGAACTGGAACATAGACGTGTATAACCTTGAAATGGTCATCCGCCTGGCATACACCATCGACAGCGACAATAGCCACAAGTTCTGTCAGTTCATTATGAACCGTCTGATGGGCAGAGCGATGTACGAGTATGTGTGTGTTACCATCCACATGGGTGATTACCCCAAAGATTGATAGTATAACGAAGAAAGGCCGCGAGTTTCCTACTTGGAATTCTCGCAGCCTTTTCCATCATAATAAGGTTTACTTCTGTGCTGACACATAGTTTCGTTGTAGGAGTTCTTCCAAATCCCGTTCGCGATAGAGTATCTTACCACAGAGCATCACGTATGGCAGCAGCCCTTTCTGCCGATATGTGAACAATGTATGCCTGCTGACTTTCAGAAACTCAGCGGCTTCTCTGTCGCTTATCCACCTGTTGCCATTGAGCAAAGGGCGATAGTCCTTGAAAGTATCCTTTGCTTTGTTAATTGCCTCGTCAATCTCACTGATGAAGTCAAGGATTTGCTCATCTTCCACCATCATGCCACTTTTCCATTCTTCTTTTTCCATAGCCGTTATTTGCTTTTCGTCATTACTTCCATCATCCTATCAATGTCCTCTGCCCGATGATATATCCTGCCCTCTATCTTGGTATAGGGCAATTCGCCTCGCTCCCGCATACTTTGTACCGAGCGTTTGCTGAGGTTGAGCATGGCACACACTTCACTCGTATCAAGCCATGTTCCAAGACTTTTGTTTTTCATCTGCTGCTCCTGAAGATGCAGGACACTCAGCAGTTCCTTCACTCGCTCCATCCACTTCGTGAATGTACTTTCGTTGATGATTACAATTCTTTCCATTTGTCTTTATTTATCGATTGTTACTACTTGTTTACGCTAATTTCGGTTGCAAAGTTAGCCCAAGAAAACAGACTGATTTGCATAGTATGTACATAGCTATATAAACTTTTTCCCAAAGAAATGAATAGCTGGATAAATATATGAGTGAATAAGTATATACTTATACAATTATTCGTTCATCCAATCATTTGGCTATTGAGACATCAATGTGTTGATTCAGCGATCTATCAATTCAATAATTCGCCAAGGCAT
Coding sequences within it:
- a CDS encoding helix-turn-helix domain-containing protein codes for the protein MERIVIINESTFTKWMERVKELLSVLHLQEQQMKNKSLGTWLDTSEVCAMLNLSKRSVQSMRERGELPYTKIEGRIYHRAEDIDRMMEVMTKSK
- a CDS encoding helix-turn-helix domain-containing protein encodes the protein MEKEEWKSGMMVEDEQILDFISEIDEAINKAKDTFKDYRPLLNGNRWISDREAAEFLKVSRHTLFTYRQKGLLPYVMLCGKILYRERDLEELLQRNYVSAQK
- a CDS encoding primase-helicase family protein produces the protein MEAKKVTSSHQSPSDGGMAKEEFIRVGTTLYKIVEQPRLSGGYVKRRIPWNNETLRQDYSKDYIGSVPKYDGFCTVPEHIGYRPVIGKFLNLYEPIDHRPQEGDFPSIRSLVEHIFGEQYELGMDYLQLLYLQPVQKLPILLLVSEERNTGKSTFLNFLKALFQNNVTFNTNEDFRSQFNSDWAGKLLIVVDEVLLNRREDSERLKNLSTTLSYKVEAKGKDRDEIAFFAKFVLCSNNEYLPVIIDAGDTRYWVRKINRLQSDDTNFLQHLKAEIPAFLHFLSHRQLSTERESRMWFNPSLLHTEALQRIIRSNRNRLEIEMSKLLLDIMATMNVDSVSFCLNDLIVLLMHSQVKVEKHQVRKVVQECWKLIPAPNGLTYTTYQGNYNQSCHYEPTRRVGRFYTITKEQLESL
- a CDS encoding site-specific integrase; this translates as MNRSTFRLMPYINRAKTRADGTTAILLRITIDGKKTVMTTDFCCRPELWDAKQGEIISPTKDANAFREFIKKAEQTYQMLLNEQGIVSAELLKSHLNGTIQPIRTLMEMAAEELERVKVKSACTASNGSIKLAKFKNKCLKEYLMSIDREDMSLADVTLQLGKDYHIYLRQRKHLCPATANDCLAWLSRLVFLAVDKEILRSNPLEDIEYEKVKRNVEIRYLTREQVKMLLAHPFQQRQMELARHMLLFTVFTGLAYVDLTRLRPEHIQTDAKGRRFIRKCRQKTDVETFVPLHPIAEQILALYNTTDNSKPAFPLPPYANYRLYKEFVAIGIFLGLDRNLSHHDARHTNATLLVSAGVNMESVSKMMGHSSIKSTQKYAQITINRISQEIDKLMERRKKKGLTTEAIN
- a CDS encoding site-specific integrase, giving the protein MRSTFKVLFYVNGSKEKNGIVPIMGRVTINGSVAQFSCKRTIAKELWDVKGNRAKGKSKEARELNLALDNIKAQIIKHYQRLSDREAYVTAEMVRNAYQGIGTEYETLLGAFDKDNATFKKRVGTDRTMSTYMSRVRARNHVAAFIKANYKRNDMSMIELTPDFIKEFAVFLATDRGLQNGSIWANCVWLKGVVMRAHYNGLMPRNPFAQFHISPNVKEREFLTEDELKAVMTHEFTDSKLAYIRDLFVFASFTALSFVDIKELTTDDIVEVNGEKWILSKRHKTKIPFQVKLLDIPLQIIKRYEPFQENKLVFPNLNYWNICKPLKKMIKECGVGKDISFHCSRHGFATLALSKGMPIESVSRFLGHTNIVTTQLYAKITTEKIDKDLTMFGNQLNQSFGNTIMA